From the genome of Maniola jurtina chromosome 10, ilManJurt1.1, whole genome shotgun sequence, one region includes:
- the LOC123868992 gene encoding angiotensin-converting enzyme-like — MRPTLPLLCVCFYALLSSGTSSGDDRRWLVSLVDLVELDYQDHCDQRAKATWEELLGSSKGLSLKLERDKAFGIFARKQKTEVNAAYTAHSLSADDDVLRRRVKLLIQPGDTLLDTQQWIRLVTFGDTALNRLQFATDYDCGYNTTCTLRELQNNIARQPDEEILRRMKLSWENHLPDLQDYLDNILPLLRNASKENHYDLVEEYWDSLVEYEGATLAARDIWQHVQPLYQKLHKYVTLRLRGAEEVGKPLPVHLFRSLTGDDWSNLIESLLPKYPDIYQKVHANIQLKDIGGLNAYREANSLLRQLNLGEVPNDILTESAFNGTCPPTIVDWCQPNKLRFISCKDVSIQNYMDAHETATKIRFKITTALHSNNTYILREAPRYSAIYEAVPGFVSLLSLDPHTLDRAGLYPLERFNYNSNHHRLVLQLIIALRDLPKLNYYLAVDEWRLKVLMGQIPLSKVEDSWSEFRRNFSQIEPSSSDILGDPYVLFNKPYIGKFLGLILKYQIYQSFAEELISDDLDLITHVFQNNQRLIDVMMQGFSVSWPEMISDLLVKRENGLEYNALTDYFRLLDEYLDNQLDPASDHAVEDYNEPPPEVDLQENEIPEETSLPKSEDGNEKKDVSPLKTHDDILDNIIETDEDSNSKYETSTVGVLEIKNPVAAGDQSDAQNPKEASYNVYWWIGVAVALAVVVILVAIIARKRQSHRKQLEKQRRRQTA, encoded by the exons ATGCGGCCAACCCTTCCTCTTCTGTGCGTTTGCTTCTACGCTCTCCTGTCAAGTGGAACATCGAGTGGAGACGACAGACGATGGCTCGTCTCCCTCGTGGACTTAGTGGAGTTGGACTATCAAGACCACTGCGATCAGAGAGCCAAGGCAACTTGGGAAGAACTGCTAGGTAGCAGTAAAGGTCTATCACTCAAG TTGGAGCGCGATAAAGCTTTCGGGATATTCGCGCGCAAGCAGAAGACAGAAGTAAATGCAGCATATACTGCGCATTCGCTAAGTGCTGATGATGATGTGTTGCGGCGAAGAGTGAAGCTACTCATACAACCAGGAGATACTCTGCTTGATACTCAACAGTGGATACGG CTGGTAACCTTTGGTGATACGGCTTTGAATCGGCTGCAATTCGCCACTGACTATGATTGCGGATACAATACTACTTGCACCTTGAGAG AATTACAAAACAATATAGCAAGACAACCAGACGAGGAGATTCTGCGTCGAATGAAGCTATCGTGGGAGAATCATCTACCAGACCTCCAGGATTACCTCGACAACATCCTGCCGCTACTAAGAAATGCTTCTAAAGAAAATC ATTACGACCTGGTGGAAGAGTATTGGGACTCGCTGGTAGAGTATGAAGGGGCTACGTTGGCCGCTCGCGACATCTGGCAGCACGTTCAACCCCTGTACCAAAAACTGCATAAGTACGTTACTCTGAGGTTGCGAGGTGCGGAGGAAGTTGGGAAACCACTGCCTGTGCATTTATTCA GATCTCTCACGGGGGATGACTGGTCTAATCTAATCGAGAGTTTACTACCTAAATATCCAGATATATATCAAAAGGTCCACGCCAATATTCAACTCAAG GATATAGGAGGCTTAAATGCATACAGAGAAGCAAACAGTTTACTCAGGCAGTTAAATCTAGGTGAAGTCCCCAACGATATCCTAACAGAATCAGCCTTCAACGGCACTTGCCCTCCAACTATAGTAGACTGGTGCCAACCCAATAAACTGAGATTCATATCGTGCAAAGATGTCAGCATTCAGAATTACATGGACGCACACGAGACAGCCACCAAGATTAGATTCAAAATAACAACGGCTTTACACAGCAATAACACTTATATTTTGAGAGAAGCTCCACGATATTCAG ctATTTATGAAGCGGTGCCAGGTTTTGTATCGCTTCTATCGCTGGATCCTCATACGCTTGATCGGGCAGGACTATATCCTCTGGAAAgatttaattataatagtaaCCATCACCGTCTGGTCTTACAGCTTATCATTGCATTGAGAGATTTGCCCAA ATTAAACTATTATTTGGCAGTAGATGAATGGAGACTAAAAGTCCTGATGGGTCAAATTCCTTTGTCAAAAGTAGAAGACAGTTGGAGTGAGTTCAGGAGAAACTTTTCTCAAATAGAACCCTCAAGCTCAGACATTCTTGGAGATCCATATGTTTTGTTTAACAAGCCATATATCGG GAAATTCTTAGGTCTTATATTGAAGTACCAAATCTATCAATCATTTGCTGAAGAGCTCATATCGGATGATTTGGATTTGATCACACAcgttttccaaaataatcaacGTCTAAT TGATGTCATGATGCAGGGTTTTAGCGTCTCATGGCCTGAAATGATCAGTGATCTATTAGTGAAACGCGAAAATGGACTAGAATACAATGCACTCACGGATTACTTTAGACTGTTAGACGAATATTTGGATAACCAATTAGATCCAGCAAGCGATCACGCTGTCGAGGATTACAACGAACCTCCTCCTGAAGTTGATTTACAAGAAAATGAAATTCCCGAGGAAACCAGCCTACCAAAATCCGAAGATGGAAATGAAAAGAAAGATGTTTCTCCTTTGAAAACTCACGATGATATCCTTGATAACATTATAGAGACCGATGAAGATTCCAACTCTAAATATGAAACGTCAACTGTGGGTGTCTTAGAAATAAAGAATCCGGTGGCAGCCGGGGACCAAAGTGATGCTCAAAATCCCAAAGAAGCTTCATACAATGTTTACTGGTGGATTGGAGTTGCCGTTGCGCTCGCAGTCGTCGTAATATTAGTAGCAATAATTGCTAGGAAGCGACAAAGTCACAGAAAACAACTAGAAAAACAAAGAAGAAGACAGACCGCCTGA